CCAAGCACTGAAAAGAAATTAGCTAATATTTAAGATCAGATAATGAAAAAATCCTGTAGAACAACAAAACTTTCACAGTTCTAGGATAGAAGCTACGTTAGCTTACAATGGGGGAACTATACCTGTCATGTTTTCCATAAAACTTTACTAAAACATGTTCCTCGGTTTGTTGGATTGTTGAATCAACTAAAACGGACCTTTTGTCAATGATCTGTAATGTCAAGTAAGAGCTTTTAAGAGTACTTCTGAAGAGGGGAAAAATAGTTCCATGCAAAATACATATCTGAAGAGAACGAGAAGTTTCTAGTCAAAACTGAAATTATCAAATGGAGATGGGCAAAAGAAGTTTTCCCTGGCTAAGAAAGTTAACAGGTATTAGTCAACGAcacttaaatgattaaatctGCTGTTAGCTGCTGTACTTTAGTCATATGCAAAGTTTCTATCTCCATTAGAAAAGATCAGTACAAAAAGATTCAGAATTGAAAAGGTTAGAACTTCATTTTCCAAGTTGAAAGCCATTGATATTGGGTGAAAGAATTTCAATCCATTCTGCATAAAATTAGGTATAGGATGAACTTTGAAGAGAAGTGCCAACGGGCTTCCAACaattcttttccctttttaattacAGAACATGCACATCAACAGCCAGAAAgcaaaaaatcaacaaaaatgaaGGGAAAAAGTGCAAATCCtacaatcaatatatatataactgcAGCTATGGATTCTGTAAATTCACGCACATGACTGTATATACAAAACAAAAAGATCATCTATATGTCATATTTTGAAACAACACAAAAATAACAGTATCATACTTGAGCAGGCCACCACACTTGGCAAGCTGTTTTGGCCCATACGGCATTTCCTGGAGTTATGCAAACACCAGTGCTTCCTCTAACTTGTAACTTCTTCACATCACTCTTTTGTTCCACAACTTTCCTACTTCAACAAGAGAAAAGGGATAAAGAAAGTTCTCAAGTAAATAAAGAATATAACATGAAAGCAACCATAAGAAAACTGCCCATAGCATTATACATACTGGACCACTCTACCAATGCATGGATCACTAACTGTATCTGGAGCAATTGGTTCAGCTTCTACCGCTGGAAATTCATAGAAATTTAACACATATCTTGATCTTTTATCACATGAGCCACTGAAAGCAATTGAGTCATCCACTTTATTTCCATCCTGTTTATCATCGAAATTAGTTAAGGTTACACTGGAAGCTTCATCTCTATCATAGGAGCACTCTTGCAAGGAACCTGTGCAACAGTTACCAAGATTAAAGGTTACAGTTCTCCAAAATGCTTATGTGCATTGCTAACTATAACAGTCTCTCTATCTTGGAATCAGAACTTCAAAGAAAGTGATAACAGACTTAATGAATAATCATACAATACACTTAAAAGAACTTCAGAACCTAACAAATTCTGTTCTTATTAAGTTGTTATACAGAACTATCCGTATAAATTAAGATCATTATGCAAACAGAACAAGTGGCAAAtacataattattcataatgGATGCACTAAAATTTACGACGTTCAATATTTCTCCTCAAATAATATCCAAGATATCCATTTAGGGTCATTTACACCGTAACAATTACCCAATTCACAAGAGAATTTCATTCTTTAAGGAACAATCCTTCCTCTATAATCAAGAGTAACATAAAATTTGTGACTCCAGcaacatttaaacataccaaattacaCCAAAAAGATACGAAAGGTGATAGAATATgcgcaagagagagagagagagagagagagagagagagagaaattgaAATACCAGAAGCGGATGGGGAAGCATGGGAAGAAAAAGAGGAAGGCATAGGTTCAGCTTTCCTGGGCAGCTTACTGAAGTTTGGAgcattttcaatttgattcaatccCTTTACCTTTTGCTTCTTCTTCCCGGGTGATTTCTTCTTTGCCATTGATGTAGACAGTTAGGCGATTGAGGGGAGGAAAAGGGTTTCCAAGAGGAACCCtagaattagaaaataaaagaagaggggAGAGTCTTGAGTCAGATGCTTACCAGTTACAACGTGAGAAATTGGGCTGAAATGGTCCACGTTTCgtgtcttttattttacttacctTTTTCCAACTCTGTTGCTGTATTCAATACTCTGCTGTCAACCAAAATAACAGTTTTTTTTCTGGGTTCAACTTAATTTGATTCATTCAGGATTATTTAACAACAGGACTTTGCATTTATTTAGTTATAGTTAAGCGCTGCAAATAAGAATTATTACAATGCCTGAATTGCTAGAGTTATAAAGGACAGAATGTAACATTGTAAGCACTTGCCCCACGGCATTTGTATATTGGAGGATCGTTGTCTCCCGGATATGTATGTGCCAACTGACAAAGTTCCTTAAATCTTTTTGAGAAGTCATTAGGCTGGCAAGCCTGCCCCGTAAAGCTTCCGGTGCAACAATATTTGGGATCTTTCAACGCATCACATGGACTATTGCATCCCACATAGGCTCGATTTTTGTTTATAGCCACCAAGGATGGAGGGCACACATCTCCCATATCCTTGATGCAGTCAACTACGGGGCACACTCCGGACCCTCCAGCCAACGTGCCACCAATCGGTTGAATTCGGACTGGCACATTGAACCCATGGTTCAGGCTCACTTCGTAAGAGACCACATTCTGGTTAATGTCGAAATTCAGGAGTGTCACTGGTGGTTTTGGTGGTGGAGATTGGCAATCGACCGAGCCAGACCCGCAGTCTCCGGTCTCGCAAGTGAAATTAACTTGGGAAGCATCGTACGAGCATTTCGTCCGTAACCAGAGGCTACCAGTCCAAGGATCTGGCATGGAGAATATTTCCAATGTGCCTGGCCCCCTCTCGGGATCACCATCGCCAATGGAAGGACTGGCTGATAGCCACACTGAGAATGAGCATTCATTGTCAAAGTTGAAGGTTAAATCAGATTGCACAAAATTACCTGTAAATTTAGATCAGCAATTAAGATGTCAGTCTCTCTACTTCAAAAATCTATGCAATTCAAGTAGACAAATCTTAATGTTTATCAATTGAGTTAAGCCTAATTTGCCATTGGtactaacaaaaaaaatatgataatagcAACCTGAAATAACTAATATGAGGACAAGACTGAAAATGGCTTTACTGCCCATTGAAGCTTGAACCTTAAGTTTTAGATggatatgtacaatttacatgctTTAGAATGGGGATTATATACAAAACAgctatttatttttggtaaaaacaAATAAGGCATAATTTGTaaggtatcaaattgaaaattcataattttattagtgGATTTTATATTAAAAGGATACCTTAAGTGTAAGAAGTAAGTTAACCAATTGAAAAGGAAATTCATAACTTTATTAGTGGATTTTATATTAAAAGGATACCATaaatggaagaagaagaagaagcatatCTTTTACCTTAATTATGATTTCACCACCTGTTTAAGTTCATCTTATTTTGTATCCAACCaaatttatctctttttttttttgagaaaaccTAAATTACTGTGGTCCTTAATTACCAAAGAAATTACTATGGTCCTTTGACCCCAAAAAAACAGGGTAAAAATACACTTGCATATACAATAATTATTTAGCTATACCTATtccataatattatataatggAATGTTGTGGGAAATATTATTTTCCAAGTTATAATTCtagaattatattaacaattaaaatgtattagaATTTACCGTTAccttataaaacatatacaataaatttaaatcgaattgatatgataagatttgaactttattgaaaatgattatCTGTTATGGAATGTTTCACTCCCTCAATGGAATGTATTGTTCTTGTGGGGGGTTTGTCTTCCAAACTCCAAAGAGACCTAAAGAGTTCGCAGAATTTAGAGAGCGCATCAGTTGATGTAGATATAACCTGCAATCTCACAAGGTAAAGTCATTTAAGTCTTGGTTGATGATTTGACCCCTTATAAGTgtatcatgcataattaatattttacataatgCTAACACTTATCCCATAAACTTGCAAATCGTATTTATATCAATCGAGATGCT
The sequence above is a segment of the Gossypium raimondii isolate GPD5lz chromosome 4, ASM2569854v1, whole genome shotgun sequence genome. Coding sequences within it:
- the LOC105767895 gene encoding thaumatin-like protein 1, producing MGSKAIFSLVLILVISGNFVQSDLTFNFDNECSFSVWLSASPSIGDGDPERGPGTLEIFSMPDPWTGSLWLRTKCSYDASQVNFTCETGDCGSGSVDCQSPPPKPPVTLLNFDINQNVVSYEVSLNHGFNVPVRIQPIGGTLAGGSGVCPVVDCIKDMGDVCPPSLVAINKNRAYVGCNSPCDALKDPKYCCTGSFTGQACQPNDFSKRFKELCQLAHTYPGDNDPPIYKCRGASAYNVTFCPL
- the LOC105767894 gene encoding uncharacterized protein LOC105767894 isoform X2, with the translated sequence MAKKKSPGKKKQKVKGLNQIENAPNFSKLPRKAEPMPSSFSSHASPSASGSLQECSYDRDEASSVTLTNFDDKQDGNKVDDSIAFSGSCDKRSRYVLNFYEFPAVEAEPIAPDTVSDPCIGRVVQKVVEQKSDVKKLQVRGSTGVCITPGNAVWAKTACQVWWPAQIIDKRSVLVDSTIQQTEEHVLVKFYGKHDSAWINAARDLSMLEDCFEERSCNFMENFQDALKQAIVQRKKHIKSCRQLPGSPDPFTQSDRQDKKSGKHASSLSSKTGCNLVRQVGNKKEGKPRIHLNGARFPLKSGEGPRRLKIMRYLGLTAPMGSPF
- the LOC105767894 gene encoding uncharacterized protein LOC105767894 isoform X1; translation: MAKKKSPGKKKQKVKGLNQIENAPNFSKLPRKAEPMPSSFSSHASPSASGSLQECSYDRDEASSVTLTNFDDKQDGNKVDDSIAFSGSCDKRSRYVLNFYEFPAVEAEPIAPDTVSDPCIGRVVHRKVVEQKSDVKKLQVRGSTGVCITPGNAVWAKTACQVWWPAQIIDKRSVLVDSTIQQTEEHVLVKFYGKHDSAWINAARDLSMLEDCFEERSCNFMENFQDALKQAIVQRKKHIKSCRQLPGSPDPFTQSDRQDKKSGKHASSLSSKTGCNLVRQVGNKKEGKPRIHLNGARFPLKSGEGPRRLKIMRYLGLTAPMGSPF
- the LOC105767894 gene encoding uncharacterized protein LOC105767894 isoform X3, which gives rise to MPSSFSSHASPSASGSLQECSYDRDEASSVTLTNFDDKQDGNKVDDSIAFSGSCDKRSRYVLNFYEFPAVEAEPIAPDTVSDPCIGRVVHRKVVEQKSDVKKLQVRGSTGVCITPGNAVWAKTACQVWWPAQIIDKRSVLVDSTIQQTEEHVLVKFYGKHDSAWINAARDLSMLEDCFEERSCNFMENFQDALKQAIVQRKKHIKSCRQLPGSPDPFTQSDRQDKKSGKHASSLSSKTGCNLVRQVGNKKEGKPRIHLNGARFPLKSGEGPRRLKIMRYLGLTAPMGSPF